A DNA window from Phragmites australis chromosome 11, lpPhrAust1.1, whole genome shotgun sequence contains the following coding sequences:
- the LOC133885833 gene encoding uncharacterized protein LOC133885833 isoform X1 encodes MTRTTTTSSSTPPSPPPPPPPPATRPRPHPPAPTATTSSSSAAIVIKCMSKDRPSLLQVYVSFYTIIESMWEHLKIGHFPFYDSLFVPNLKVCTEFSIYDLLIFITSFGYSQFSGFYKLFPAKVPDPLLETN; translated from the exons ATGACCAGGACtacgactacttcctcttcgaccccgccctcgccgcctcccccgcccccgccgccggcgacgaggcCGAGGCCTCATCCTCCGGCGCCGACGGCGACCACGAGCTCTTCATCCGCGGCAATCG TGATCAAGTGCATGAGCAAAGATAGGCCATCACTGTTACAG GTCTATGTCAGTTTTTACACAATAATTGAGTCAATGTGGGAGCATTTGAAGATTGGACATTTTCCTTTCTATGATTCTCTTTTCGTTCCCAACTTGAAGGTTTGTACGGAGTTCTCTATATATGACTTGTTGATCTTCATTACCAGTTTCGGTTACTCCCAGTTTTCAGGGTTCTATAAACTGTTTCCAGCAAAGGTACCAGACCCACTGCTAGAAACCAACTAG
- the LOC133885833 gene encoding uncharacterized protein LOC133885833 isoform X2 — MTRTTTTSSSTPPSPPPPPPPPATRPRPHPPAPTATTSSSSAAIVIKCMSKDRPSLLQVYVSFYTIIESMWEHLKIGHFPFYDSLFVPNLKVSIVRNRFMA; from the exons ATGACCAGGACtacgactacttcctcttcgaccccgccctcgccgcctcccccgcccccgccgccggcgacgaggcCGAGGCCTCATCCTCCGGCGCCGACGGCGACCACGAGCTCTTCATCCGCGGCAATCG TGATCAAGTGCATGAGCAAAGATAGGCCATCACTGTTACAG GTCTATGTCAGTTTTTACACAATAATTGAGTCAATGTGGGAGCATTTGAAGATTGGACATTTTCCTTTCTATGATTCTCTTTTCGTTCCCAACTTGAAG GTCAGCATTGTGAGAAACCGGTTCATGGCATGA